The Panacibacter microcysteis DNA window ATCATGGAGACAATGTAGTAATTCTTTCTGCCGAAGTACTCTGCCAGGAAGCCTGTGAGGGGAATGATGATGACGTTGGCAATGGCATAAGAGGTAATAACCCAGCTGATGTCTTCTATGCTTACGCCCAGGCTGCCACTCATATCTGTTAATGCCACGTTTACAATGGAGGTATCAATGAGCTCCATAACGGCGGCAGAAACAGTTGTAATAACGATAATAAATTTTGCTATTCCTTTTGCGGCCATGATCTTATTAATTTGTAGCTATGGAAATCTCTGCACTTAAACCGGCCCTGAGTATGTCTTTGTGTTTATTAAGATCATCAATAGAAATTTTTACAGGAACGCGCTGGGTAACTTTAACAAAATTGCCGCTTGCATTATCCGGCGGAATGAGTGAGAATTTTGCACCCGTTGCATCGCTCAGGCTTTCTATTTTACCGGAAAGTTTCATATCCGGGTATGCGTCCAGTTCAATCTCAACGGGCATTCCGGGATGAAATTTTTTGATCTGCGTTTCTTTGAAGTTGGCAACGATCCAGTATGTACTGTCGTTTACAATAGAGAACAAAGGTGTACCCGCCTGTACATACTGACCGGCAGTAATATTTTTCTTGCCTAATTTACCGGGCTGCGGTGCATAGATCTTTGAATAAGATATCTTCAGCTTTTGCTGCTCTATGGCTGCCTGCTTTATTTCCAGGGCGGCTTGTGCTTTTTGTATAGATGCCCGCAATACAGATAACCTGCTGTCTGCAGTTGTAAGATTACTGTTGCTGTTGCTTACTTCCTGTATGGCTACCTCCATTGCATAGCGGCTGTCGTCTAATTGTTTTTTTGTGATTGCCTGGTCTGCAAAAAGTTTTTGGTTACGCTCGTAGTTTTCTTTTGCCTGTTGCAGCTTTACTTCATTTAAAGAAATATCGCCCCTGTTGCCTTTTAACGAAACGGATGCGTTGTTGAGTGAGGCTTTTGCATTGAGTATGTCTGCTTCAGCTGCTTTATAATCAGCTTCCATCTGCAGCAGTTGCACCTGCAGTTCATCATCGTCAATTGTTGCAACCAGTTGTCCCGAACTTACAGAGTCGTAATCCTGCACAACGATATCTTTTACATAACCGGATACACGCGGCAATACGGCAGCTATCTGTGTTTCTACCTGTGCGTTATCTGTTGTTTCGTGAGCAAGCGCGTAGGAGATTTTGGTATAGCCTATTATACCACCTGCTATTAATACGGCTGAGAGAATAATGATTCTTAAAGGAGATCTTTTTTTCTTTGGTTGTAATTCCTGCTGTTCCATAACGTTTGTTATTCTGAATGTTATATTGTTAGTTTTTTAGTAAGTGTGAGCGTAGCAGATCCTGCAGATGATCTATCAATCTCTTCTTGAATTTCGGATCTTCGTAAGGCACATAATCGGGGTCTTTATCAATAAGCTTGTTGCACATTTTTCTTGACAGTAATACCTGGTTAAATGTGCCGAATACAGATGCCATTACCAGTGGTGCATCTACTTTTCTGAATACACCTTTTTTAATGCCGCTTTCTATAATGCCCCTGACGGCGATAGAATTGGGTGAAATAATATCAATGATCGTATTCTGCAGACCTTCGCGCTGGTGCAGCATCAGCTCCTGGTGAATAACGCGATGAAACAACCTGTTGTGAAAGATCTTGTTTACATATACGTCCACCACTTTCTCCAGCTTTTGTATTTCAGAAAGCGTACTGTCTTTTACCAGTTCCTCTATAATACCTTTTGTGTAAGCCGACTTATAAGCTACCATGGCTTCGAATAATTTTTCTTTCGATCCGAAGTAATAGTTTACCATGGCCACATTTACTTCTGCTTTGGCTGCAAGCTCACGTATAGATGTGCCTTCGAACCCTTTTTCTGCGAAAAGCTCTACGGCTGTGTTGATGATATGCTCTTTTTTATCGTTCATTGATGTTGCAATTACAAACACAAAATTAAACAAATGTTTAAATTAAACAAACGTTTAATTAACGGGGTGCATATTTTTTACTTTTCTGTGAGATTTTGGTAGCCGGCATTTGGTTTTCATGGCAGCGGCTGTTGTGTCACTCACTTCAGGGTTCTGTTTTTATGGCGGCTGCAGCGTTTCGCTTATGCCAAAAGGTTAGCGGGCACTGTCAACTGTGAAGGAGCACCCGGCAGGTTTGTCATAAAACACAGTGTACGCTACGCAGCACAGTATAACAGTGTTGGAAGAAGACAGGCGCTGACCGTACCAGGAGCTGCTGCATAAAGCTTTTGCTGTACAAGTGTGCGACGCAACAATAGCCCGATGCATGTACACCTGCCGGGTACATGCACAAAAAAAGCAGGCTTTAAGCCTGCTTTTCAAACATTGTACGTACACTATTATAAATGTGCCTGTATCTTCTTTTCGAGCATTGATTTTGGCACAGCGCCAATTTGCTTGTCAACCACTTTGCCACCTTTTATAAAAAGAATAGCTGGTATGGAAGTGATACCGTAATTAACACTGACAGAAGGATTATGGTCAACATTTAGTTTGCCAATATTTACCTTACCGCTGTATTCTTTGGAAAGTTCTTCAATTACGGGACCAATTGCACGGCACGGACCACACCACTCAGCCCAAAAATCAATCACCGTCAATTTATCGCTATCCAGCACATCTGTCTGGAAGTTTGCATCTGTAAATTCTAAAGCCATGGTATTTTTGTTTTATGTTATGAATGATACCTCTGGAACAAATTTAAAACCAATTTTAAACAAGTTGTGCTTTTGTCAGATTGGTATTTGCTATGAGGTAATAGTTTGAAATTATTGACGAACCAGTACAACAAAACTGACAACGGGTCATCAAACATTTCAGGATAACAGGTTTTGCCGGGCAAGAAACTCGAGTTTATCATTGGCATCGAGCAGGCGATGGGTAAGTTCTTTATTCTCTTTTCTAAGTCTGTACACTTCATACGCTTTATCAACAAAAATCTTAATATCAGATTCGTTCCAGGGCTTGGTAAGGTATTTATAAACCTGGCCGCGGTTGATGGCATCTATTACGGCGTTGATATCTGTATAACCTGTAATAAGTATGCGGATGGGATCGGGAAAAGGTTCGAGAATAGATTCAAAAAATTCTATACCAGACATAACGGGCATACGCTGATCGCTTAATATCACATGCACTTCATGCTGCTCCAATATCTTTCTGCCCTCTTCTGCAGATTCTGCTGTAAACACATTAAACTCCCGCCTGAACGAGGCTTTAAAAGAAAGAAGGTTATGGGGCTCATCATCTATATATAGCACATTAATCATTGTACCGAATTATGAATTTGTTTAACAAATTATGCAATTTAGAATAACACGATCACTTAATCCCTTTAATAAACGTAAATTCTCTGTATTTTGTGTATAATTGCCATAATTTCATTTTATTACATCATTTGTCTCATGCAAACAAATTTGAGAATTAGGGCTTTCAGAGCAACTGAGGACTTTGAATCGTGCGTCAAATTTTATGAAGGACATAAAAAGGTTTTGGAGAACCATGGGATAACAAAAGTTACCTCATCCAATAATGAGTGGATGCAAAGCGACTCAGTGTTTGTAGTGGTAGTGGAAACACTGGATGGTGAAAAACTTTATGGTGGTGTAAGAATTCATGTGTCGAGCAGCACGTCGGGCCCATTGCCCATACAAACTGCCACCGGCAAATTAGACCCTAAAATTCATGATGTAGTACAAAACTATGCACAATATGGTGCAGGTGAATTGTGTGGGTTATGGAACTCTAAAGAAGTAGCAGGCTATGGTATTGGTAGCATCTTTCCTATAAGAGCAGCAACATCCATTACAAACCAGATAGGGCTGAGATCATTATTTTTTCTATGTTCCCCTGCTACACTGCGCTTCAATGAATGGATCGGCAGCCGCGTAATAGCTGAAGTTGGCAACAATGGTTCTTTCTATTATCCCAAACTGGATCTTATAGCCACGGCAGTGGTGCTGGAAGACTCACTGAACTTGCCAGGTGCCCAGCCAAGGGAAAAAAGTAAGATAAAATTACTGCGCGAAAACCCGAACCTTGTAGGACAGGAAAAATCCCCTTTCAAAAACCTTTTACTCGACGTACATTACAATCTTCAACTGGGCAATGCAAACCCCCTGGAATTTGTACAGCACAAACATGCTGAAGCAGAAGAAAAAGTATATACAGCTATATAATTTTAAAAATCCCTTATCATGGACGATTCCTCGAATGACTTATCTAAGATGATAAAGTCAAAAACCACTATTTCATTAAAGGCCAACCAGCATTACAAACCACTTTTTTTCAGGGCCTCAGACAAAGACGAAAAACAGGCATTATTACATCTGATCGGCAGTGAGCCTTCGCTAGTCATTTACGACACGCTGGAACAGCAATTACAGGAACTGGTTAAATGCAGGTTCCCGGCATTTGTTCCCACACCGGAAAACATGCAGAAAGCCGTAAGCGATATATTAAATGGTACTCCGGCCGAAGATTATGGTGTTTGGGTATATTACCCCTGGAGTAAAAAACTGGTTCACCTTACTGATGAAGACGAGTTTATAGAAATACGTACCAGCCGCAACAAACAAAAAATTACAACGCCCGAACTGCAAACACTGCTTAAAAAGAAGATCGGCATTATTGGTTTATCTGTAGGCCAGTCTGTGGCACTTACAGTAGCCATGGAAAGAATATGCGGCGAGTTGAGAATAGCAGATTTTGATACACTGGAATTAACGAATGTAAACAGGATAAGAACAGGCCTGCACAACCTGGGTTTACCCAAGATTGTGATTGCAGCAAGGGAAATTGCAGAAATAGACCCCTTTTTAAAAGTGGTTTGTTATACATCGGGCATTACAGAAGACAATATAGATAGCTTTCTTACCGAAAACGGCAAACTCGATTTGCTGATAGAAGAATGCGACAGCCTCGATATTAAAGTACTCAGCCGGCAAAGGGCCAAAGCACACCAGGTACCCGTAATAATGGATACCAACGACAGGGGCATGGTAGATATAGAACGCTACGATCTTACGCCCGACTACCCCATTTTTCACGGGTTACTTAAAAATATAGATTACAACGGGCTGAAGAACCTTGATACAAAGCAGAAGATACCGTTCCTGCTGCAACTGATCAGCGTAAACACTGCGTCTAAAAGATCAAGGGTTTCGCTGATTGAACTTGGCAGCAGCATCGGCAATTTTCCACAACTTGCTTCTTCGGTTGTGCTGGGTGGCGCGGTAGCTACTGATGTTGCCCGCAGAATTTTACTTAACCAGTTGCATATATCCGGCAGGTTTCATATAGATCTTGATGCGATGATTGCAGATGAACAGCCGGTTGATCATTTGTACAGGCCCAAAACGTTTGAGCCATTGCGGCTTGATGACATGCTGAGCATTGCTGCTGCAGTGCCTGCCGACGCAGGTGATGCGGTACAACCTTCTTTTGAAACGCTTAAAAAGATTGTAACCGATGCGGGCCTGGCGCCCTCTTCGGGCAATGACCAGCCATGGCGGTTTTTATACAAAGATGGCAGGGTGCTGCTTTTTCACGATATCAGCCGGTCTTATTCTTTTGGCGATTACAGGAACATGGCTGCCTATACCTCACTGGGCTCTGCCATAGAAAATTTTGTACTCAGTGCACAGCAATCGGGGCTGGGCGTTTCAACCACGCTCTTTCCGCTAAAAGACAACCAGCAACTGATTGCCAGCCTTACGTTTGCCGATGCAAACCACAAAGACGTGGAGAGCAATGAATTTACCGGTCTTGCAGATTATTTAGACAAACGTTGCACCAACAGGAAGGTCACGCAACGGCAGGCCATTTCCCTGCCCGATCTTGATAAACTGTCTAAAATGGTGCCCTGGTTCTCCGGTGCAAACCTGCAATGGGTTACCGATGTACACCAACTTACACAGGTTGGTAAAATCATTTCTGCGGTAGACAGGATGCGGCTTATGCACCCACATGGCCACTACGATTTCTTTCACCGCGAAATGCGGTGGTCTGACAAAGAAGCCATGGAAAAAAGAAACGGTATGGATGTGCATACCCTCGAACTGCCGCCCGAAGCACTCATTGCACTTAACATTATGAAAGATCCTGAAGTGATTAAGACGGTGCGGGAAATTGATGGCGCACAGGCGCTGCGCAGTGCTTCGCTGCCACATGCAGCCACATCTTCTGCCATTGGCCTGCTCAGCATGCCTTCTTATACACCGGCAGATTTTGTAATTGGTGGCAGAATTGCGCAAAGACTCTGGCTGCAGTCTACAGAAATGAATATAGCTTTTCAGCCACTTATTGCACCGCTCTATCTTTTTCCTCGTATTATTTTTGGTAACGGAGAAGATTTGCCGCCATACATGATAGATGAACTGCAGATTTTAAGACAACAGTTTTTGCAGATCTTCCCCGGCAGTAATGAACGCGGCGAGGTTTTTCTCTTCAGGATATTTAAGGCGGCAGATGTTGAAAAACGTTCTTTGCGCCTTAAGCTGGAAGATATTTTGCACGTAGTTTAACCAACAGTTTGATAAAGCAGTTTATGAGCCGGGCATTGGTACATATGGCATCGCCTGTTGCCACGCTCGGTTCATGGTTCCACTTTTATGGCGGCTGCAGCGCAGCGTATTACCGGCTGCGCAGCAGCACCAATGTTGTTACCAAAACACGATTGCGTTGTTACAAACCTGTTTTGCCCGGCGCTGCCGATCATTTGCCCCGGCAGTACAAGTGAGTGACACAACAGGCGATGCCATGAAATACAGCAGCTTGTAACAAGAGAAAACAAACCGAAATATTCAGCGGTAACAATATTTTTAAATTCCTGTATTTTAATGGAATGGATAATATACATTCATCAAATACCGTTTTTAGAGCGCAGGCTTTTAAAGAAGTTTCCATGAGGTTCAATATCCGCAGTTTTTTCATTGTAGTAATACTTGCATTTTGCACTGCAGGCTCATCTGCACAGCACCTGGTTAAACTGGACCGGGAAAAAATAAACATACCTGAGCAAAGCGTGGCCTTTTACCGGGATACCTCATCCAGCCTTACCATTCAAGATGTACTGGCGCTAAAGAAATTTAAGGTTAGCAAAGCGGCTATACCAAGTTTTTATGATACGCGCAACAGGACATTCTGGTTTCACATAAAAGTGCATAATACATCTAACCGCAACAGGTTGTTCTTAAACATCGATTATCCTATCCTGAACAAGGTAACCTGCTACACGGTTAAAAATAACCGCGTGATGGATTCTGCGGAAAATGGTTTACTTACCAAAATATCCGGCCGTGCGCTGGAAAGCCAGGGTATATTGTTTAACCTGAGCATGGCACAGGGAGATACGCTTGACTTTTACCTGAAAATAAACAGTGATGCGCCTTTGTTCCTGCCCATGAAGATCGGCACTTACGAGAATGTAATGCTCGATCTTTCGGGCGATGGTGCGCTGGTGGCGATGTATGTAGGGATAATACTTGCATTGTTCCTGTATAATATTTTTATATATTTTACAGTAAGAGACGTTAGTTACATCTACTATGTAATCTATATTTTCTTTATGGGCTTAACGCAGGTAACGTTGAGCGGCTATACGTCGAAGTTTCTGTGGCCTGAGTACCCGGAACTTACCCGGTATGCTATTATTCTCTTCCCGGCCATTGCGGGCATATCATCGCTTAAGTTTGTAGAGATCTTTCTTGAAACGAAGAAGTATTACCCACGTACGAGAATTGTGTTCAATGCATTTGGCTTAATGTACATTATTGCCGTGCTGCTCGTGTTCCTCGATAATTTCTACGCCAGCTACCGCATTATTGATGTGGGCGTGTTTATACTGGCAAACTTTGGGATCATTATTGCTGTGGCCATAGCCCGCAAAGGAAGCCGGCCCGCTATTTTGTTTCTTATTTCGTGGATGGTGCTCATCATCTTTGCCGTGGCATTTTCATTGCGCAACTTTAATGTACTGCCCTACAACAAGCTTACCTCGTACCTGCTTTATGTAGGTTCTGCACTGCAGGCTATTTTACTTTCCATAGCCCTGGCAGACCGCATTAATACCTATAAAAAAGAGAAAGAAATATCGCAGGCTGCAGCTTTGCGTGTTTCTCTCGAAAATGAAAAACTGATCAAAGAACAGAACATTGTATTGGAAGAAAGGGTAAACGAACGCACCAACGAACTGGTAATAACCAATAACCAGCTTAGTAAAACCCTTACTGACCTTAAAGACGCTCAGTTACAACTGGTAGAGGCAGAAAAGATGGCATCGCTTGGTCAGCTAACAGCCGGTATAGCACATGAAATCAACAACCCGATCAACTTTGTAAAGTCGAACATTAAACCGCTTAACCTTGACATCAATGATCTTTTTGAAGTAGTTGACATGTATAACCAGTTGCACAACATAAACGGCGACGACTATAAACCATGGCTGAAAAAGATTACGCAAAAACAGGAAGAGATCGATCTTGATTTTGTAAAGAATGAGATACGGCTGCTGATAAAAGGTATTGAAGACGGCGCAGACCGCACTGCTGTAATTGTACGTGGCTTAAGAACATTCAGCAGGCTTGATGAAGGCGAACTGAAAACCGCCAGTGTACATGACGGGCTTGATTCCACACTTGTGCTGCTGCGCAACAGTATGCCGCCTTACCTGCGCATCATTAAGCACTTTCAATCGAAAGGAGATATTGAATGTTTCCCCGGTAAACTAAACCAGGTGTTTATGAACATCATCAACAACTCCATACAGGCTATTGAAGAAAAACCGGAAAAAGACGAAACAGAATCAATAATTATCTCTACATTGGATGTTCCCGGCGATAAAATAGAGATAAGAATTAAAGATAGTGGCACCGGCATGACGGAGCAGGTGAAACATAAAATATTCGAACCTTTCTTTACCACAAAATCTGTTGGCGTTGGAACCGGTCTTGGAATGGCCATCGTATTTAAAATCATAGAAGAACATCGTGGCAAGATCGAAGTGGAGTCAGAACCCGGAAAAGGAGCTGAATTTATTCTAACTTTACCACACATTCATCCCGTTACTTAAACAATTACGGCACTTTATCATGAGACAGGACGAGAAAATATCAGTATTGTTCATAGATGATGAAAGTAATAACCTTTTATCCTTCCAGGCAAGCTTCAGGCGCAAGTACAAAATATTCCTGGCAAATTCTCCTGCGGAAGGAATGGGTATACTTAGCAAAGAACAGGTACAGGTAATTATTGCAGACCAGCGTATGCCGCAAACTACAGGTGTTGAATTTTTCCAGATTGTAAGAAAAGCACATCCTGACCCCATAAGGATTTTACTAACGGGCTACACAGATGCGGAAGCAATTATCGATGCCATCAACAAAGGAGAAATTTACCGGTACATCAAAAAACCATGGGATGAATTTGAACTGCAGAATGCTATTCAGAACGCTTATGAAATTTATGTAACACGCGAAAAACTGAACCGCAAAATAAGTGAACTGGAAAAAACGAACGATGAGCTCAACCGTTTTGTATACAGCACCTCGCACGATCTTCGCTCACCACTGGCTTCGGTAATGGGTATTCTCAACCTTGCCAAGATGGAAAACTCTGTGCAGGACCCCAATGGCTACCTCGGCATGATAGAAACATGCGTAAACAAAATGGATACCTTCATCCAGAAGATCATTGAATATTATAAAAGCATACGGGTAGAGCAGGAGCATACAAGGATCGACTTCAATGTATTGCTCGATGAGAGCATACAACTGTTTAAAATGCAGCGCCCGGATATTACCTACAACCTCAATGTAGACCAGGACGGTGTGTTTATGAATGATGCTTTCCGCATGTCTGTGATCATCGATAACCTTATTTCAAACGCGGTTAAATACCAGAAACCTACAGAGCCAAACCCGAAGGTAGAAGTAACAGTAAAATCTGATGACAGAAAGGCTACCATAAAAATAGAAGACAATGGTGTAGGCATTCTCGATAATCACCTGAATAATATTTTTAAAATGTTCTTCCGCAGCAACAACACGGTAAACGGCCTGGGTATTGGTTTGTATATTGTGAAAGAGGCGCTTACACGTATAGGCGGCGAAATCTCTGTACACTCCACGCACGGTGAAGGCACCGCATTCTACCTGCAGATTCCAAACTTTGTAACCTCGCCCAATGCCGGCAACCCTAAAAAGGAAGCCGCTTAAACATCATTACAGATACACAAACAAAACGGATGCATGTGCATCCGTTTTGTTTATTAAAAGCATTTTTTCGATTTGAATACTGCCCTGCCTGCCCTTGCGTTCATCGCCGCGTTTGCTC harbors:
- a CDS encoding response regulator, with the protein product MINVLYIDDEPHNLLSFKASFRREFNVFTAESAEEGRKILEQHEVHVILSDQRMPVMSGIEFFESILEPFPDPIRILITGYTDINAVIDAINRGQVYKYLTKPWNESDIKIFVDKAYEVYRLRKENKELTHRLLDANDKLEFLARQNLLS
- a CDS encoding Rv1355c family protein, with the translated sequence MDDSSNDLSKMIKSKTTISLKANQHYKPLFFRASDKDEKQALLHLIGSEPSLVIYDTLEQQLQELVKCRFPAFVPTPENMQKAVSDILNGTPAEDYGVWVYYPWSKKLVHLTDEDEFIEIRTSRNKQKITTPELQTLLKKKIGIIGLSVGQSVALTVAMERICGELRIADFDTLELTNVNRIRTGLHNLGLPKIVIAAREIAEIDPFLKVVCYTSGITEDNIDSFLTENGKLDLLIEECDSLDIKVLSRQRAKAHQVPVIMDTNDRGMVDIERYDLTPDYPIFHGLLKNIDYNGLKNLDTKQKIPFLLQLISVNTASKRSRVSLIELGSSIGNFPQLASSVVLGGAVATDVARRILLNQLHISGRFHIDLDAMIADEQPVDHLYRPKTFEPLRLDDMLSIAAAVPADAGDAVQPSFETLKKIVTDAGLAPSSGNDQPWRFLYKDGRVLLFHDISRSYSFGDYRNMAAYTSLGSAIENFVLSAQQSGLGVSTTLFPLKDNQQLIASLTFADANHKDVESNEFTGLADYLDKRCTNRKVTQRQAISLPDLDKLSKMVPWFSGANLQWVTDVHQLTQVGKIISAVDRMRLMHPHGHYDFFHREMRWSDKEAMEKRNGMDVHTLELPPEALIALNIMKDPEVIKTVREIDGAQALRSASLPHAATSSAIGLLSMPSYTPADFVIGGRIAQRLWLQSTEMNIAFQPLIAPLYLFPRIIFGNGEDLPPYMIDELQILRQQFLQIFPGSNERGEVFLFRIFKAADVEKRSLRLKLEDILHVV
- a CDS encoding HlyD family secretion protein, producing the protein MEQQELQPKKKRSPLRIIILSAVLIAGGIIGYTKISYALAHETTDNAQVETQIAAVLPRVSGYVKDIVVQDYDSVSSGQLVATIDDDELQVQLLQMEADYKAAEADILNAKASLNNASVSLKGNRGDISLNEVKLQQAKENYERNQKLFADQAITKKQLDDSRYAMEVAIQEVSNSNSNLTTADSRLSVLRASIQKAQAALEIKQAAIEQQKLKISYSKIYAPQPGKLGKKNITAGQYVQAGTPLFSIVNDSTYWIVANFKETQIKKFHPGMPVEIELDAYPDMKLSGKIESLSDATGAKFSLIPPDNASGNFVKVTQRVPVKISIDDLNKHKDILRAGLSAEISIATN
- a CDS encoding sensor histidine kinase — encoded protein: MRQDEKISVLFIDDESNNLLSFQASFRRKYKIFLANSPAEGMGILSKEQVQVIIADQRMPQTTGVEFFQIVRKAHPDPIRILLTGYTDAEAIIDAINKGEIYRYIKKPWDEFELQNAIQNAYEIYVTREKLNRKISELEKTNDELNRFVYSTSHDLRSPLASVMGILNLAKMENSVQDPNGYLGMIETCVNKMDTFIQKIIEYYKSIRVEQEHTRIDFNVLLDESIQLFKMQRPDITYNLNVDQDGVFMNDAFRMSVIIDNLISNAVKYQKPTEPNPKVEVTVKSDDRKATIKIEDNGVGILDNHLNNIFKMFFRSNNTVNGLGIGLYIVKEALTRIGGEISVHSTHGEGTAFYLQIPNFVTSPNAGNPKKEAA
- the trxA gene encoding thioredoxin, whose protein sequence is MALEFTDANFQTDVLDSDKLTVIDFWAEWCGPCRAIGPVIEELSKEYSGKVNIGKLNVDHNPSVSVNYGITSIPAILFIKGGKVVDKQIGAVPKSMLEKKIQAHL
- a CDS encoding sensor histidine kinase; translation: MDNIHSSNTVFRAQAFKEVSMRFNIRSFFIVVILAFCTAGSSAQHLVKLDREKINIPEQSVAFYRDTSSSLTIQDVLALKKFKVSKAAIPSFYDTRNRTFWFHIKVHNTSNRNRLFLNIDYPILNKVTCYTVKNNRVMDSAENGLLTKISGRALESQGILFNLSMAQGDTLDFYLKINSDAPLFLPMKIGTYENVMLDLSGDGALVAMYVGIILALFLYNIFIYFTVRDVSYIYYVIYIFFMGLTQVTLSGYTSKFLWPEYPELTRYAIILFPAIAGISSLKFVEIFLETKKYYPRTRIVFNAFGLMYIIAVLLVFLDNFYASYRIIDVGVFILANFGIIIAVAIARKGSRPAILFLISWMVLIIFAVAFSLRNFNVLPYNKLTSYLLYVGSALQAILLSIALADRINTYKKEKEISQAAALRVSLENEKLIKEQNIVLEERVNERTNELVITNNQLSKTLTDLKDAQLQLVEAEKMASLGQLTAGIAHEINNPINFVKSNIKPLNLDINDLFEVVDMYNQLHNINGDDYKPWLKKITQKQEEIDLDFVKNEIRLLIKGIEDGADRTAVIVRGLRTFSRLDEGELKTASVHDGLDSTLVLLRNSMPPYLRIIKHFQSKGDIECFPGKLNQVFMNIINNSIQAIEEKPEKDETESIIISTLDVPGDKIEIRIKDSGTGMTEQVKHKIFEPFFTTKSVGVGTGLGMAIVFKIIEEHRGKIEVESEPGKGAEFILTLPHIHPVT
- a CDS encoding TetR/AcrR family transcriptional regulator, giving the protein MNDKKEHIINTAVELFAEKGFEGTSIRELAAKAEVNVAMVNYYFGSKEKLFEAMVAYKSAYTKGIIEELVKDSTLSEIQKLEKVVDVYVNKIFHNRLFHRVIHQELMLHQREGLQNTIIDIISPNSIAVRGIIESGIKKGVFRKVDAPLVMASVFGTFNQVLLSRKMCNKLIDKDPDYVPYEDPKFKKRLIDHLQDLLRSHLLKN